The proteins below are encoded in one region of Mycobacterium shinjukuense:
- a CDS encoding diacylglycerol kinase — protein MLSRREIGKVTALTNPLSGHGAAVHAARLAIARLRHRGVDVIEIVGENAKDARYLVAAAIEKGTDAVVVTGGDGVISNALQVLAGTDVPLGIIPAGTGNDHAREFGIPTKDPEAAADIVVDGWTETTDLGRICDRNGAHKWFGTVAATGFDSLVTDRANRMSWPHGRLRYYIAMLAELSQLRPLPFRLVLDGTTEIESDLTLAAFGNTRSYGGGLLICPGADHRDGLLDITMVASESRTRLVRFFPTAIKGTHVMLDEVTTARAQTIAVECPGINVYADGDYACPLPAEISAVPAALPVLRPTG, from the coding sequence ATGCTGAGCCGGCGCGAGATCGGCAAGGTGACCGCGCTGACCAACCCCCTGTCCGGGCACGGTGCCGCGGTGCACGCCGCGCGGCTCGCGATAGCCCGGCTGCGGCACCGCGGCGTGGACGTCATCGAGATCGTGGGTGAAAACGCCAAGGATGCGCGCTATCTCGTCGCCGCGGCAATCGAGAAGGGCACCGACGCCGTGGTGGTCACCGGCGGCGACGGCGTCATCTCCAACGCGCTGCAAGTGCTGGCCGGCACTGATGTTCCGCTGGGAATCATTCCGGCGGGCACCGGCAACGACCACGCACGCGAATTCGGAATTCCCACAAAGGATCCCGAGGCCGCCGCCGATATCGTCGTGGATGGCTGGACGGAAACCACTGACCTGGGCCGAATTTGCGACCGAAACGGCGCGCACAAGTGGTTTGGCACCGTGGCGGCAACCGGGTTCGACTCCCTGGTCACCGATCGGGCCAACCGGATGAGCTGGCCGCACGGCCGGCTGCGTTACTACATCGCAATGCTGGCCGAACTGTCGCAGCTGCGGCCGCTGCCGTTCCGGTTGGTGCTCGACGGAACCACGGAGATCGAGTCCGATCTGACGCTGGCGGCCTTCGGCAATACCCGCAGCTACGGCGGCGGGTTGTTGATCTGCCCGGGTGCCGACCACCGCGACGGCCTGCTCGACATCACCATGGTGGCTTCGGAATCGCGCACCAGGCTGGTGCGCTTCTTCCCGACCGCGATCAAGGGCACCCACGTCATGCTAGACGAGGTGACCACCGCACGGGCCCAGACCATCGCCGTCGAGTGCCCCGGTATCAACGTCTACGCCGACGGCGACTACGCCTGCCCATTGCCGGCCGAGATCTCCGCGGTGCCCGCCGCGCTGCCGGTGCTGCGGCCCACCGGGTAA
- a CDS encoding DUF3145 domain-containing protein yields the protein MRASNQFADVTTGVVYIHASPAAVCPHVEWALSSTLQATANLAWTPQPAMPGQLRAVTNWVGPVGTGARLANALRSWSVLRFEVTEDPSPGVDGQRFSHTPQLGLWSGSMSANGDIMVGEMRLRAMMAHGADTLAAELDSVLGTAWDEALEAYRDGGDAGEVTWLSRGVG from the coding sequence ATGCGCGCGTCGAACCAATTCGCCGACGTGACGACGGGCGTGGTGTACATCCACGCGTCACCGGCGGCGGTGTGCCCGCATGTCGAGTGGGCGTTGTCGTCGACCCTGCAGGCCACGGCGAACCTGGCCTGGACACCGCAGCCGGCCATGCCCGGACAGCTGCGTGCCGTCACCAACTGGGTCGGACCAGTGGGGACCGGCGCCCGGCTGGCCAACGCGCTGCGTTCCTGGTCGGTGCTGCGGTTCGAGGTCACCGAGGATCCCAGCCCCGGAGTCGACGGCCAGCGGTTCAGCCACACCCCGCAGCTGGGCTTGTGGAGCGGATCGATGAGCGCCAACGGCGACATCATGGTCGGCGAGATGAGGCTGCGGGCGATGATGGCCCATGGCGCGGACACCCTTGCCGCCGAGCTGGATTCGGTGCTGGGGACGGCGTGGGACGAGGCGCTCGAGGCCTACCGCGACGGCGGTGACGCCGGCGAGGTGACCTGGCTCAGCCGCGGGGTGGGCTGA
- a CDS encoding serine hydrolase domain-containing protein, translating to MAALKALDDWPVRAAAAAVVGPGGVLATHGDTARVFALASVTKPLVARAVQIAVEEGVVDLDTAAGPPGSTIRHLLAHASGLAMHSGQALARPGTRRIYSNYGFTVLAETVQRESGITFDRYLAEAVCEPLGMATTRLDGGPAVAGFGATSTVADLAAFAADLLRPSTVSTQMHADAIAVQFPGLDGVLPGYGIQRPNDWGLGFEIKDSKSPHWTGSRNSARSYGHFGQSGGFIWADPDADRALVVLTDRDFGQWALDRWPAISDRVLAEYH from the coding sequence ATGGCTGCCCTGAAGGCTCTCGACGACTGGCCGGTCCGTGCCGCCGCCGCCGCGGTGGTCGGACCCGGCGGGGTGCTGGCCACCCACGGCGACACCGCGCGCGTATTCGCGTTGGCGTCGGTGACCAAGCCGCTGGTGGCCCGCGCCGTGCAAATCGCCGTCGAAGAAGGTGTCGTCGACCTCGACACTGCAGCCGGCCCGCCCGGCTCCACGATCCGCCACCTGCTGGCCCACGCCTCCGGGCTGGCGATGCACTCCGGGCAGGCGCTGGCGCGGCCCGGAACCCGCCGGATCTATTCCAACTACGGCTTTACCGTGCTGGCCGAGACGGTGCAGCGGGAATCGGGCATCACGTTCGACCGCTATCTGGCCGAGGCGGTATGCGAACCCCTGGGCATGGCAACCACCCGGCTCGACGGTGGGCCCGCGGTCGCCGGGTTCGGGGCCACCTCGACGGTCGCCGACCTCGCGGCCTTCGCCGCTGACCTGCTGCGCCCGTCGACGGTCTCGACGCAGATGCACGCCGACGCGATCGCGGTGCAGTTCCCCGGCTTGGACGGGGTGTTGCCCGGATACGGCATCCAGCGGCCCAACGACTGGGGGCTGGGTTTCGAGATCAAGGACTCCAAATCGCCGCACTGGACGGGCAGCCGCAACTCGGCGCGCAGCTACGGCCACTTCGGCCAATCGGGCGGCTTTATCTGGGCGGATCCCGACGCGGACCGGGCGCTGGTGGTCTTGACCGACCGCGATTTCGGCCAGTGGGCACTGGATCGCTGGCCGGCGATTTCCGACCGTGTGCTGGCCGAGTACCACTGA
- a CDS encoding FAD-binding oxidoreductase yields the protein MKWNAWGDPAAAKPLSEGIRSLLKQVVGLADSADVELAPDQVKLRPCALSPADQDGLANIVGAEYFRTADRDRLLHAGGKSTPDILRRKDTGIQDAPDAVLLPGDPGGEDTVADILRYCSEHGIAVVPFGGGTNVVGGLDPVRGDFGAVISLDLRRFNRLHWIDEVSGEAELGAGVTGPQAERLLGEHGFSLGHFPQSFQYATIGGFAATRSSGQGSAGYGRFNDMVLGLRMITPAGVLDLGRAPASAAGPDLRQLVIGSEGVFGVITRVRLRVHRIPETTRYEAWSFPDFATGVAALRAITQTGTGPTVIRLSDEAETGVNLATTESIGEAQITGGCLGLTVFEGTTEHAESRHAETRAVLAAHGGTSLGEGPARAWERGRFAAPYLRDSLLAAGALCETLETATTWSNIAALKAAVTDALTGSLAESGTPALVMCHVSHVYPTGASLYFTVVAAQRGNPIEQWLAAKKAASDAIMATGGTITHHHAVGADHRPWMRQEVGDLGVRLLCAIKATLDPAGILNPGKLIP from the coding sequence ATGAAATGGAACGCGTGGGGAGATCCCGCCGCGGCCAAGCCCCTTTCCGAGGGCATCCGGTCGTTGCTGAAACAAGTTGTGGGCCTGGCCGACTCCGCTGACGTCGAGCTTGCGCCCGACCAGGTGAAGTTACGCCCGTGCGCCCTGTCGCCGGCGGATCAAGACGGGCTGGCCAACATCGTCGGCGCCGAGTACTTCCGCACCGCCGACCGTGACCGGTTGCTGCACGCCGGCGGCAAGTCCACCCCAGACATATTGCGCCGCAAGGACACCGGTATCCAGGACGCGCCCGACGCGGTGTTGCTGCCCGGCGACCCGGGCGGCGAGGACACCGTCGCCGACATCCTGCGCTACTGCTCCGAACACGGCATTGCCGTCGTCCCGTTCGGCGGCGGCACCAACGTCGTCGGCGGGCTTGACCCGGTCCGCGGTGACTTCGGCGCGGTGATCTCGCTGGACTTGCGGCGCTTCAACCGGCTGCACTGGATCGACGAGGTGTCCGGTGAGGCCGAATTGGGGGCCGGCGTCACCGGCCCGCAGGCCGAACGCCTGCTCGGCGAACACGGCTTCTCGCTGGGGCACTTCCCGCAGAGCTTCCAGTACGCCACCATCGGAGGTTTCGCGGCCACGCGCTCGTCCGGCCAGGGCTCGGCGGGCTACGGCCGATTCAACGACATGGTTCTGGGGCTGCGCATGATCACTCCGGCCGGGGTGCTGGATCTCGGTCGAGCGCCGGCGTCGGCCGCCGGCCCGGACCTGCGCCAGCTGGTGATCGGGTCGGAAGGGGTGTTCGGCGTGATCACCCGAGTTCGGTTGCGGGTGCACCGGATACCGGAGACCACCCGGTACGAGGCGTGGTCGTTTCCCGACTTCGCGACCGGGGTCGCGGCGCTGCGGGCCATCACCCAAACCGGCACCGGACCCACCGTCATCCGGCTTTCCGACGAGGCCGAGACCGGCGTCAACCTGGCCACCACCGAGTCCATCGGCGAAGCCCAGATCACCGGCGGCTGCCTGGGACTCACCGTGTTCGAGGGCACCACCGAACACGCCGAAAGCCGGCACGCCGAGACCCGCGCGGTGCTGGCAGCCCACGGCGGAACATCGCTGGGTGAGGGGCCGGCGCGGGCCTGGGAGCGCGGCCGGTTCGCCGCGCCGTATCTGCGCGACTCGCTGCTGGCCGCCGGCGCTTTGTGCGAGACGCTCGAGACCGCAACCACGTGGTCCAACATTGCCGCGCTGAAGGCAGCGGTCACCGACGCGCTCACCGGCTCGCTGGCCGAATCGGGCACCCCGGCACTGGTGATGTGCCACGTCTCGCACGTGTATCCCACCGGCGCATCGCTGTACTTCACCGTCGTCGCCGCACAGCGGGGCAATCCGATCGAGCAATGGCTGGCCGCCAAGAAGGCCGCGTCGGATGCCATCATGGCCACCGGCGGAACCATCACCCATCACCATGCGGTGGGCGCCGACCACCGCCCGTGGATGCGCCAGGAGGTGGGCGATCTGGGCGTGCGGCTGCTGTGCGCGATCAAGGCGACGCTGGATCCAGCCGGAATTCTCAACCCCGGCAAGCTGATTCCGTGA
- a CDS encoding Rv2253 family sensor-like surface protein has product MSGFRKGAHVAVAAGSLSAALWLAPSAHAGEVASWDGQYILTLSANAKTGTSMAAGQPEYAHRTSVSISSSCSAGVCVARVTDPPPPKNESMPRSIEFTWNGSQWVREMSWQWDCLLPDGTIEYDPAKSITVYTPGQYGILTGVFHTDIASGACKGNVDMPVSAKPVSVPVS; this is encoded by the coding sequence ATGTCGGGGTTTCGCAAGGGCGCGCACGTTGCGGTGGCGGCCGGGTCCCTCAGCGCCGCGCTGTGGCTGGCTCCGTCGGCGCACGCGGGTGAAGTCGCGTCATGGGATGGGCAGTACATTCTGACCCTCTCCGCCAACGCGAAGACCGGCACCTCCATGGCGGCCGGTCAACCCGAATATGCCCACCGGACCAGCGTCTCCATCAGCTCCAGCTGCTCGGCGGGCGTCTGTGTCGCCAGGGTGACTGACCCTCCCCCACCGAAAAATGAATCCATGCCGCGATCCATCGAATTCACCTGGAATGGTTCCCAATGGGTGCGCGAGATGAGCTGGCAATGGGACTGCCTGCTCCCCGACGGCACCATCGAATACGACCCGGCGAAATCCATCACGGTCTACACACCCGGCCAATACGGAATCCTCACCGGCGTCTTCCACACCGATATCGCCAGCGGCGCATGCAAGGGCAATGTCGACATGCCGGTGTCGGCAAAGCCGGTCTCGGTGCCGGTGAGCTAG